One region of Strongyloides ratti genome assembly S_ratti_ED321, chromosome : X genomic DNA includes:
- a CDS encoding Cytosolic carboxypeptidase 6 has product MITGEPGNLIFNSQFEGGNLGRIDIINNNEYDLFIRPDTYNDKQRVWFHFEVRNALPNQKVIFNFRNLSKKNVLLKKGVASPVVKEPGSDVWKRLKSSKIFYTENSLTTNSKVTTNVLTIYYQFKNENSYQFAYCIPYTYSKLQKFLHEKEIMFHNIFRKQVIGKSIYQNNLDLVTITNNVNNIQKKQKIVIVTARVHPGETPSSHAMHGLINYLCSNEMEAVELRNEYVFKIIPMLNPDGVVLGNYRSDCLGHDLNRQYVEPNYWSTSTIYCVKNLVRQYSNDPNVELQFCIDIHAHSQKTNSFCIGNIVSKDPKNCDNQLIFPYMLAEGSSEYSLSNTVFDMDDRKEGTFRRVLGSIVPDTCFVYTYEISYFSFNELDEGDTSPCISYSQNDFENCGKNICLAIYKYNQFKCHKRSITIDRPFESFLGSRTLNEFKKLGKVLSKKKKSLEK; this is encoded by the exons ATGATAACAGGAG AACCtggaaatttaatatttaattcgCAATTTGAAGGTGGAAATTTAGGAAGAATtgatatcattaataataatgaatatgatttatttattagaCCTGATACATATAATGATAAGCAAAGAGTATGGTTTCATTTTGAAGTAAGAAATGCATTACCTAATCAGAAGGTTATCTTCAACTTTAgaaatttatctaaaaaaaatgttctaCTAAAGAAAGGTGTTGCAAGTCCTGTTGTTAAAGAACCTGGATCTGATGTATG GAAACGTCTTAAatcatcaaaaattttttatacagAAAATTCTTTAACAACTAATTCTAAAGTCACAACAAATgtattaacaatatattaccaatttaaaaatgaaaattctTACCAATTTGCTTATTGTATACCATATACATATTCAAaacttcaaaaatttttacatgaAAAGGAGATAATgtttcataatatttttagaaaacaaGTTATTGGTAAAtctatttatcaaaataatctTGATCTTGTAACAATTacaaataatgttaataatatacaaaagaaacaaaaaattgtaattgtAACAGCAAGAGTACATCCTGGAGAAACACCATCATCACATGCAATGCATggattaattaattatttgtgTAGTAATGAAATGGAAGCTGTTGAATTGAGAAATGAATATGTATTTAAGATAATACCCATGCTTAATCCTGATGGTGTTGTTTTAGGAAATTAtag atcTGATTGTTTGGGACATGATTTAAATAGACAATATGTTGAACCAAACTATTGGTCTACTTCAACAATTTATTGTGTTAAAAATCTTGTTAGACAGTATTCTAATGATCCt aATGTTGAATTACAATTCTGTATTGATATACATGCACATTCTCAAAAGACAAATAGTTTTTGTATTGGAAATATTGTCTCAAAAGATCCCAAAAATTGTGataatcaattaatttttccatATATGTTGGCTGAAGGTTCATCTGAATATTCATTATCTAATACAGTTTTTGATATGGATGATAGAAAAGAAGGAACATTTAGAAGAGTATTAGGATCAATTGTTCCAGATACATGTTTTGTTTATACTTATgaaatttcttatttttcatttaatgaaTTAGATGAAGGTGATACCAGCCCATGTATTAGTTATAGTCAAAATGATTTTGAAAATTgtggtaaaaatatttgtctagcaatttataaatataatcaattCAAATGCCATAAAAGAAGTATTACCATTGATCGACCATTTGAATCATTTTTAGGCAGTCGTACTCTTAATGAATTCAAAAAGTTGGGAAAAGTTCtttcaaagaaaaaaaaatctctagaaaaataa
- a CDS encoding Zona pellucida domain-containing protein, whose translation MIIYFFKYIIYIPTIFAIINFNNDFDPNNEIIGGPIIQCTPEKVKFSIETLKPFHGRIYVKGEFNKKNCGRSFSMLDDLYGYNYKEEIDDENSFLGTSKLLLKNHNRYEYQNINDIKNRQKYDKNEPLIFPKGNNINNPSYENYLMKSFGGTKECPIICPICDKCNCQGRGKRNTNNWNDLIIPINECFAKRDSQIETATEAVTFTVIVTFHKNFITKLDKSYQVICTYPEISKTVQTQINVSAPPPKDVSIVVNPPKCLYSLKNIHNILVKHVNIGDEIMHEWTCESQNTNMYSMIVKNCYVEDGSGRKELIIDERGCSLDNNVLKTPIYSPNKMKAYVKSNVFKFPDRQYIDFQCNIGICINSEQDCSNISPPKCDDSYKRYKRDIDNMTDLNNLNIHLHSQTLTVLETKKQSDIEEEESLKFMLNLPNTEIFSVQLCLSLLSYGILIASGTFVFTVLSMTIVVLKFFKYFI comes from the exons atgattatttatttttttaaatatattatatatattccTACTATTTTTgctataattaattttaataatgattttgatcctaataatgaaattattg gtGGTCCAATTATTCAATGTACACcagaaaaagtaaaattttcaattgaaACATTAAAACCATTTCATGGTAGAATTTATGTAAAAGgagaatttaataaaaaaaattgtggACGAAGTTTTTCAATGTTag ATGATTTATATGGTTATAATTACAAGGAAGAAATAGATGAtgaaaattcttttttaggaacatctaaattattattaaaaaatcataatagatatgaatatcaaaatattaatgatataaagaatagacaaaaatatgataaaaatgaacCACTTATATTTCCAAAaggtaataatattaataatccAAGTTATGAAAATTATCTTATGAAATCATTTGGTGGTACTAAAGAATGTCCTATAATATGTCCAATTTGTGATAAATGTAATTGTCAAGGTAGAGGTAAACGTAATACAAATAATTGGAATGATTTAATTATTCCTATTAATGAATGTTTTGCAAAAAGAGATTCACAAATTGAGACAGCCACAGAAGCAGTTACTTTTACTGTAATAGTAacatttcataaaaattttataacaaaattagaTAAATCTTATCAAGTAATTTGTACATATCCTGAAATTTCAAAAACTGTTCAAACACAAATTAATGTTAGTGCTCCACCACCAAAAGATGTATCAATTGTTGTTAATCCTCctaaatgtttatattcacttaaaaatattcataatatATTAGTTAAACATGTAAATATTGGAGATGAAATAATGCATGAATGGACCTGTGAAAGTCAAAATACAAATATGTATTCAATgattgttaaaaattgttatgtTGAAGATGGTAGTGGTAGAAAAGAATTAATTATTGATGAAAGAGGATGTTCTTTAGataataatgtattaaaaacaCCTATATATAGTCCCAATAAAATGAAAGCTTATGTTAAgtcaaatgtttttaaatttccaGATAGACAATATATTGACTTCCAATGTAATATTGGTATATGTATTAATAGTGAGCAAGATTGCTCAAATATTAGT ccACCAAAATGTGATGATtcatataaaagatataaaagaGATATAGATAATATGACTGATCTgaacaatttaaatattcaccTTCATTCGCAAACATTAACAGTTTTAGAAACAAAAAAGCAATCAGATATTGAGGAAGAAGAATCATTGAAATTTATGTTAAATCTTCCAAATACAGAAATATTTTCTGTACAATTATGTTTATCACTTTTAAGTTATGGTATATTGATTGCCTCAGGAACTTTTGTTTTTACTGTTTTAAGTATGACTATTGTagtattgaaattttttaaatattttatttaa